From one Mucilaginibacter inviolabilis genomic stretch:
- a CDS encoding LysR substrate-binding domain-containing protein, protein MISFAHRVFMEVAANLSFSKAAQVLFITQPAISKHVKALEDQYKVPLFERKGNSILLTDAGNKLNEYLQQATEIERKIEYDLSVLSNLSQAAGHLRLGASTTIALYILPSILSGFQREYANVDVQLVNRNSEYILNALLNHEVDIGIIEVDNKLTTVSYKPFMSDEVIPVCSAKSPLAGRSLTLKQFVKTPLAVRERGSGTLNAVLKSLSALHIKPADLSVKIRLGGTEALKNFLLADQCLGFMPRPSIIRQLAEGDLVEVPIEGLKITRDFFFIRRKGTEDYGLTSNFINFALGHQ, encoded by the coding sequence ATGATATCCTTTGCTCACCGTGTATTTATGGAAGTAGCTGCCAACCTGAGTTTCAGCAAGGCGGCTCAGGTACTGTTTATTACGCAACCGGCCATCAGCAAACATGTTAAAGCCCTGGAAGATCAATATAAAGTACCTTTGTTTGAACGTAAAGGCAACAGCATTCTGCTTACCGATGCTGGCAACAAACTGAACGAATACCTGCAGCAGGCTACCGAAATTGAGCGGAAGATCGAATATGATCTTTCGGTACTCAGTAACCTGTCGCAGGCAGCCGGGCATTTGCGTTTGGGAGCAAGTACAACTATCGCCCTGTATATTTTACCCTCCATACTTTCGGGCTTTCAGCGCGAATATGCCAATGTAGATGTACAACTAGTAAACCGCAACTCAGAATATATTCTGAATGCTCTGCTCAATCACGAGGTAGATATCGGCATCATCGAGGTGGATAACAAGCTCACCACCGTATCGTACAAACCTTTTATGAGCGATGAAGTAATACCGGTATGTTCGGCTAAAAGTCCGCTGGCGGGCAGATCATTAACTTTAAAGCAGTTTGTTAAAACACCGCTGGCCGTTCGGGAACGTGGTTCGGGAACGCTGAACGCGGTATTAAAATCGTTATCAGCCCTGCACATCAAACCGGCCGATCTGTCGGTAAAGATTCGCCTGGGTGGTACAGAGGCCCTGAAAAACTTCCTGTTAGCCGATCAATGCCTGGGCTTTATGCCGCGCCCGTCTATCATCCGTCAGTTGGCCGAAGGCGATCTGGTAGAGGTACCCATTGAAGGTCTCAAGATCACCCGCGATTTCTTTTTCATCCGTCGTAAAGGAACAGAGGACTACGGACTTACCAGCAATTTTATCAATTTTGCCTTGGGGCATCAATAG
- a CDS encoding RagB/SusD family nutrient uptake outer membrane protein, whose product MKNSKNLFMRKALVWGLIASTISIQSCKKSFLDVNPAQNTAATQFFKTQDDATKAVNAMYANLHEWNNIAFAPIAVESMGSDDVEKGSTASDATFFNDYHNFTITAGDAQLGGFWKGQYQTINFANQIITNVPGISMDESLKARYVAEAKFIRAYEYFRLVRAFGDVPLRITLPKDASEYNLPRTPKDQVWAQIEKDLTDAAAVLPQSYSAVDIGHVTKGAALTMHAKVAMYLKKWTDVATYTTAVMGMGYSLYPDYEQMFRTTHKNNQESIFEIQCNLIPNNPPASNSQYSQVQGVRGVTGGGWGFNVPSPGLAAAYETNDPRRDATIIFRGETTPEGDKIPATGDNPMYNQKSYVPFALYVSGFNEGCQQNKIVLRYADVLLMNAEANNELGNSGAALPLIEQVRARARGVNAGVLPPVTTTDQAALRAAIYNERRFEFAMEFERYFDVIRQGRGTAVFGSRGWKAGKNEVWPIPQTEIDLSGGALTQNPGY is encoded by the coding sequence ATGAAGAACAGTAAAAACTTATTCATGCGTAAAGCCCTTGTTTGGGGTCTTATTGCATCCACCATATCCATTCAAAGCTGTAAAAAAAGCTTTTTAGATGTTAACCCGGCTCAAAATACAGCAGCCACCCAGTTTTTTAAAACACAGGATGATGCTACCAAAGCCGTAAATGCCATGTACGCTAACCTGCACGAGTGGAACAACATTGCGTTTGCTCCCATCGCTGTAGAAAGCATGGGCTCTGACGATGTAGAAAAAGGCAGTACCGCCAGCGATGCTACCTTTTTTAATGACTATCATAACTTTACTATCACCGCAGGTGATGCCCAGTTGGGTGGTTTCTGGAAAGGCCAATATCAAACCATCAACTTTGCCAACCAGATAATTACCAATGTACCTGGCATCAGCATGGACGAATCATTAAAAGCCCGTTACGTGGCCGAAGCCAAATTTATACGGGCCTATGAATATTTCAGATTGGTTAGGGCTTTTGGCGATGTGCCTTTACGCATAACCCTGCCCAAAGATGCTTCTGAATACAACCTGCCACGTACTCCAAAAGACCAGGTATGGGCGCAGATTGAAAAGGATTTAACAGATGCAGCCGCTGTATTACCACAAAGCTACAGCGCTGTTGATATTGGCCATGTTACCAAGGGAGCTGCTTTAACCATGCACGCCAAGGTTGCCATGTATCTGAAAAAATGGACCGATGTAGCCACTTACACTACTGCGGTAATGGGTATGGGCTATTCACTATATCCTGATTATGAGCAAATGTTCAGAACAACACACAAAAACAATCAGGAATCTATTTTCGAGATACAGTGTAACCTGATACCCAACAACCCGCCTGCCTCTAACTCACAGTACTCACAGGTACAGGGTGTTCGCGGTGTAACCGGCGGTGGCTGGGGCTTTAATGTACCAAGCCCGGGATTGGCAGCGGCCTATGAAACCAACGACCCTCGTCGCGACGCTACCATTATATTCAGGGGCGAAACCACACCAGAGGGTGATAAGATCCCGGCAACGGGCGATAACCCGATGTACAATCAAAAATCATATGTGCCATTTGCGCTGTATGTATCTGGTTTTAACGAAGGCTGTCAGCAAAACAAGATCGTTTTACGTTATGCTGATGTATTACTCATGAACGCCGAAGCTAATAACGAGCTGGGTAATTCAGGAGCAGCTCTTCCGCTGATAGAGCAGGTACGTGCCCGTGCACGCGGTGTAAATGCAGGTGTATTACCCCCGGTAACTACTACAGATCAGGCGGCGCTTCGTGCAGCTATTTACAATGAACGCCGTTTTGAATTCGCGATGGAATTTGAACGCTATTTTGATGTGATACGCCAGGGACGCGGTACCGCTGTTTTTGGCTCACGCGGATGGAAAGCGGGCAAAAACGAAGTATGGCCTATCCCTCAAACAGAAATTGACCTGAGTGGCGGCGCCTTAACTCAAAACCCGGGTTACTAA
- a CDS encoding glucoamylase family protein yields MKKILLTPFLLCLAIYCLAQKPATANTDTIKTFGIIKNLSDNALLDVVQRQTFRYFWDFGHPVSGLARERSNISFDYGNEVVTTGGSGFGIMSIIVADSRKWITHEQAVNRMVKIVNFLFKANSFHGAFPHWMNGETGKIIPFGRKDDGGDIVESAYLFQGLLCARQYFTANTPQEQRIRDVIGWMWSEMEWNWYTRDGRDALYWHWSPNNGWAMNFPIHGFNECLITYVLAASAERYPVSADVYHRGWAQSDFFKNGRTFYGFKLPLGFDYGGPLFFSQYSFLGLNPTGLKDQYADYWEQNKNHTLINHAYCVDNPKKFKGYGENCWGLTASDNYEGYNAHSPTNDLGVITPTAALSAFPYTPAYSMKALRHFYYDLGDKIWGEYGFVDAFSESHNWYAKSYLAIDQGPIIVMIENYRTGLLWKLFMSCPEVQKGLTKLGFESPAIAKK; encoded by the coding sequence ATGAAAAAAATACTGTTAACCCCATTTTTATTATGCCTGGCCATATACTGTCTGGCGCAAAAGCCTGCAACGGCTAACACCGATACCATTAAAACCTTTGGCATTATCAAAAACCTGAGCGATAATGCTTTGCTTGATGTGGTACAGCGCCAAACATTTCGTTATTTCTGGGATTTTGGTCACCCGGTAAGCGGTTTGGCCCGTGAACGTAGTAATATCTCTTTCGATTATGGTAACGAGGTGGTAACTACCGGAGGGTCTGGTTTCGGCATCATGTCTATCATCGTGGCCGACAGCCGCAAATGGATAACTCATGAGCAGGCCGTTAACCGAATGGTAAAAATTGTTAACTTTTTATTTAAAGCCAACTCTTTCCACGGTGCGTTTCCGCACTGGATGAACGGCGAAACCGGCAAGATTATCCCATTTGGCCGTAAGGATGATGGTGGCGATATTGTAGAGTCGGCTTATCTTTTCCAGGGCTTACTTTGTGCCCGGCAATACTTTACTGCCAATACTCCGCAAGAGCAACGCATACGCGATGTGATTGGCTGGATGTGGAGCGAAATGGAATGGAACTGGTACACCCGTGATGGCCGCGACGCTTTGTACTGGCACTGGAGCCCAAACAACGGCTGGGCCATGAACTTCCCGATACATGGCTTTAATGAGTGCCTGATCACCTACGTACTGGCCGCCTCGGCAGAGCGTTACCCGGTAAGTGCCGATGTATACCACAGGGGCTGGGCTCAAAGCGATTTCTTCAAGAACGGCAGAACATTTTACGGCTTTAAGCTGCCTTTGGGCTTTGATTATGGCGGTCCGCTTTTCTTTTCGCAATACTCGTTCCTGGGCTTAAACCCTACAGGCTTAAAGGACCAATATGCTGATTATTGGGAGCAGAACAAAAATCATACATTGATCAATCATGCCTATTGTGTTGATAACCCTAAAAAGTTTAAAGGTTATGGCGAAAATTGCTGGGGACTTACCGCCAGCGATAATTACGAAGGCTACAATGCCCATTCGCCAACTAATGACCTGGGCGTGATCACACCTACTGCTGCGCTGTCGGCATTTCCGTACACACCGGCATACTCGATGAAAGCCTTGCGTCATTTTTATTATGACCTGGGCGATAAGATCTGGGGTGAGTATGGTTTTGTGGATGCCTTCAGCGAATCGCATAACTGGTACGCCAAATCATACCTGGCCATTGACCAGGGACCTATCATCGTAATGATTGAAAACTACCGCACGGGTTTGTTATGGAAACTGTTTATGAGCTGCCCAGAAGTACAGAAAGGTCTTACCAAACTAGGTTTTGAAAGCCCGGCGATTGCTAAAAAGTAA
- a CDS encoding aspartate-semialdehyde dehydrogenase, whose protein sequence is MKVAVVGATGLVGTKMLQVLAERNFPVTELIPVASEKSIGKEITFKGKQFKVVSVEDAIKMKPDVAIFSAGGSTSLQQAPLFAAAGTTVIDNSSAWRMDPTKKLVVPEVNADVLTADDKIIANPNCSTIQMVVALKPLHDKYKIKRVVVSTYQSVTGTGVKAVDQLFNERKGIDGPKVYPYTIDLNVIPQIDVFTENGYTKEEMKMILETKKIMGDDSIKVTATTVRIPVMGGHSESVNIEFANDFDLAEVRELLAKSPGIVVVDDPANLKYPMPLDAHDKDEVFVGRIRRDETQDNTLNCWIVSDNLRKGAATNAVQIAEYLAAAHLIGQPVEA, encoded by the coding sequence ATGAAAGTCGCAGTAGTAGGTGCTACAGGATTAGTAGGCACCAAAATGTTGCAGGTTCTTGCAGAACGCAACTTCCCCGTTACAGAATTAATTCCCGTAGCTTCAGAGAAAAGTATTGGTAAAGAAATTACTTTTAAGGGTAAGCAGTTTAAGGTGGTTTCTGTTGAGGATGCGATTAAGATGAAGCCGGACGTAGCGATTTTCTCGGCCGGCGGAAGCACTTCATTACAGCAGGCTCCTTTATTTGCAGCCGCTGGTACAACTGTTATTGACAATTCATCGGCCTGGCGCATGGATCCTACCAAAAAACTGGTGGTGCCCGAAGTGAACGCTGATGTATTGACCGCTGACGATAAGATCATCGCCAACCCCAATTGCTCTACCATACAAATGGTTGTGGCCTTAAAACCGCTGCACGATAAATATAAAATTAAAAGAGTAGTAGTTTCTACCTACCAATCGGTAACCGGTACCGGTGTAAAAGCTGTTGACCAGTTATTTAACGAACGTAAAGGTATCGACGGACCGAAAGTTTATCCTTATACTATCGACCTTAACGTGATCCCCCAGATTGACGTTTTCACCGAGAACGGCTATACCAAGGAGGAAATGAAAATGATCCTGGAAACTAAAAAGATCATGGGTGATGATAGTATTAAGGTTACTGCTACCACCGTACGTATCCCGGTTATGGGTGGTCACTCGGAGTCGGTAAACATTGAGTTTGCCAATGATTTTGACCTGGCCGAAGTTCGTGAACTGTTAGCCAAATCGCCGGGTATTGTTGTGGTTGACGATCCTGCCAACCTGAAATACCCAATGCCGCTCGACGCGCATGATAAGGACGAAGTTTTTGTAGGCCGTATCCGCCGCGATGAAACTCAGGACAATACCCTGAACTGTTGGATAGTATCAGACAACCTGCGCAAGGGTGCCGCTACCAACGCCGTGCAAATTGCCGAGTACCTGGCAGCCGCCCATTTGATCGGTCAGCCGGTTGAAGCGTAA
- a CDS encoding prolyl oligopeptidase family serine peptidase, translating to MIHKKIIIGMLSLLLAFSFSARSQNLSSFDRGSFAVKGDTLPYRLLFPKHFDPNKKYPLLFVLHGAGERGNNNESQLKYGPSRLLQDSVREKYEAIIVFPQCPANSYWSNVQQETDPATQKRKFVFQVNEQPTIAMRLLMGLVDQFLEKPFVDKHRVYVGGLSMGGMGTFEIIGREPKIFAAAFAICGGDNSLNAKKYAKKVPLWIFHGSKDSVVPADHSEVMVAAIKEAGGDPKFTLYPGVDHNSWDYAFKEPELFSWLFSHSK from the coding sequence ATGATCCACAAAAAAATTATTATAGGAATGCTAAGTTTACTCTTAGCATTTTCTTTTTCGGCCCGTTCCCAAAATCTATCGTCTTTTGATCGCGGCAGCTTTGCTGTAAAAGGCGATACTTTACCTTACCGCTTACTATTCCCCAAACATTTTGATCCCAATAAAAAATACCCATTGCTATTTGTGCTGCATGGTGCCGGTGAGCGTGGTAATAATAATGAGTCACAATTAAAATATGGCCCATCACGCCTGTTACAGGATAGTGTACGGGAGAAATATGAAGCCATTATAGTTTTTCCGCAGTGCCCGGCCAATAGTTACTGGTCAAACGTACAACAGGAAACCGATCCAGCTACCCAGAAGCGCAAATTCGTTTTCCAGGTAAATGAGCAGCCTACCATTGCCATGCGTTTGCTGATGGGCCTGGTCGACCAGTTTTTAGAAAAACCTTTTGTTGATAAACACCGGGTTTATGTAGGCGGTCTGAGCATGGGCGGCATGGGCACATTTGAAATTATTGGCCGCGAACCCAAGATATTTGCCGCAGCGTTTGCCATCTGCGGTGGCGATAACAGCCTGAATGCTAAAAAGTATGCCAAAAAGGTACCGCTCTGGATCTTCCATGGCAGTAAGGACAGCGTTGTTCCAGCCGATCATTCCGAAGTAATGGTAGCGGCGATCAAAGAGGCAGGCGGCGATCCTAAATTTACCCTTTACCCCGGCGTTGATCACAACAGCTGGGATTACGCCTTTAAAGAGCCGGAGCTATTTAGCTGGCTATTTTCGCATAGTAAGTAG
- a CDS encoding YebC/PmpR family DNA-binding transcriptional regulator, with amino-acid sequence MGRAFEFRKERKFKRWAKMAVQFTRLGKEIVMAVKAGGGDVNTNSRLRTAVQNAKAVNMPKDRVEAAIKRASSRDEKDYEELVYEGYAPYGVAVLVETATDNTNRTVANVRSYFTKYGGSLGKTGSLDFIFTRKSVFTFEPGDRDLEELELELIDAGLEEIFVEADENGNDIAVIHTAFEDFGKMQKGLEELGIEVKSAKLERIAQSFHEVTEEQVTDIMKLIDRLEEDDDVQAVYHNMAE; translated from the coding sequence ATGGGAAGAGCATTTGAATTCCGCAAAGAGAGAAAATTTAAACGCTGGGCCAAAATGGCCGTGCAGTTTACACGTTTAGGTAAAGAGATTGTGATGGCTGTAAAAGCAGGTGGTGGTGACGTTAACACCAACTCGCGCCTGCGCACCGCGGTACAAAATGCCAAAGCGGTAAACATGCCAAAAGATCGCGTGGAGGCCGCTATAAAACGCGCCAGCAGTCGCGATGAAAAAGATTACGAAGAATTGGTTTATGAAGGTTACGCACCATATGGTGTTGCCGTTTTGGTTGAAACCGCAACCGATAATACCAACCGTACCGTTGCCAACGTACGCAGCTATTTCACTAAATATGGAGGTTCATTAGGTAAAACCGGCTCATTGGATTTTATTTTTACCCGTAAATCGGTATTCACATTTGAGCCTGGCGACCGCGATCTGGAAGAACTGGAGTTAGAGCTGATAGACGCAGGTTTGGAGGAGATATTTGTGGAAGCTGATGAAAATGGTAACGATATTGCCGTAATTCATACCGCGTTTGAAGATTTTGGTAAAATGCAGAAAGGGCTCGAAGAGCTTGGCATTGAAGTAAAATCGGCCAAACTAGAACGAATTGCACAGTCGTTCCACGAAGTTACCGAAGAACAGGTTACCGATATCATGAAACTGATTGACCGTTTAGAAGAGGACGACGACGTACAGGCGGTTTACCATAATATGGCGGAGTAA
- a CDS encoding DUF2442 domain-containing protein: MPLFSSRKEEKKVKVTFANGLLFVEKPDGKQQAFPLEWFPKLMNATDEERDDWKQTDKGIHFNQLDVNVDL; the protein is encoded by the coding sequence ATGCCACTATTCAGTTCACGTAAGGAAGAAAAAAAGGTAAAGGTAACTTTTGCCAATGGCTTGCTTTTTGTTGAAAAACCAGATGGCAAGCAGCAAGCCTTTCCACTGGAGTGGTTCCCAAAACTGATGAACGCCACCGATGAGGAGCGGGATGACTGGAAACAAACCGATAAAGGCATCCACTTTAACCAATTGGATGTGAACGTGGATCTTTAA
- a CDS encoding NAD-dependent epimerase/dehydratase family protein: MSEKILVIGANGQIGTELVVALRKIHGAESVIASDINDPGYAIRHSGPYELVNVLDKDNLHHIFEKHRPTQVYLLAAILSAVGEQKPKMAWDLNMTGLIHILDFAVEFKTAKVFWPSSIAVFGPNSPQFHTPQYCVMDPNTVYGFSKLAGERWCEYYFTKYGLDVRSIRYPGLIGWRANPGGGTTDYAVHIFHEALKKGKYTSFLSADTALPMMYMDDAIRATISLMDAPAEQLTIRSSYNLAGISFTPTQLAEEIKKQIPDFEISYAENDPRQAIADSWPKSIDDEYAQRDWGWKLEYDLAAMANDMLTNLKNVI; encoded by the coding sequence ATGAGCGAAAAGATCTTAGTGATAGGAGCCAACGGCCAGATAGGGACAGAACTGGTTGTTGCATTACGAAAAATACACGGTGCCGAGAGCGTTATAGCATCCGATATCAATGATCCGGGTTATGCCATACGTCACAGCGGCCCATACGAACTGGTGAACGTGCTGGATAAGGACAATCTGCACCACATATTCGAGAAACATCGCCCAACCCAGGTTTACCTGCTGGCAGCCATACTATCGGCCGTGGGCGAACAAAAGCCCAAAATGGCCTGGGATCTCAACATGACCGGCCTCATCCATATACTTGATTTTGCCGTGGAGTTTAAAACTGCCAAGGTTTTTTGGCCAAGCTCCATCGCGGTATTCGGACCAAACTCGCCGCAGTTCCATACCCCGCAGTATTGTGTAATGGACCCCAATACCGTTTACGGTTTCAGCAAACTTGCCGGCGAACGCTGGTGCGAATATTACTTTACCAAATACGGATTGGATGTACGCAGTATCCGTTACCCCGGCCTTATCGGCTGGCGCGCCAATCCGGGCGGCGGCACAACCGATTATGCGGTGCATATATTTCACGAGGCATTAAAAAAAGGCAAGTACACTAGTTTCCTTTCGGCAGATACCGCTTTGCCTATGATGTATATGGATGATGCCATCAGGGCCACGATATCGTTAATGGATGCCCCGGCCGAACAGCTCACCATCCGCTCATCATATAATCTGGCGGGTATCAGTTTTACGCCAACCCAACTGGCCGAAGAGATCAAAAAACAGATCCCTGATTTTGAGATCAGCTATGCCGAAAATGATCCGCGGCAGGCCATTGCCGATAGCTGGCCAAAGTCAATTGATGATGAATATGCCCAACGCGATTGGGGCTGGAAGCTGGAATATGACCTGGCTGCCATGGCCAATGATATGTTAACTAATTTAAAAAATGTAATTTAG
- a CDS encoding SusC/RagA family TonB-linked outer membrane protein — MKRFFTISGLMLLFLFSYDAAFAQNVTVKGKITDNTNGQALIGVTVSVKGTAAGTQTDVNGAYSISAPGNATLKFAYIGYASQEIPVSGQTTINVSMLPQTNELQQIVVIGYGTQRKLDVTGSITTVKGADVAKQASPNAVSGLQGKVAGVQITNNGTPGKSPDITIRGLGTIYGNTKPLFVVDGVWYDDISFLNPQDIESFSILKDASSTAIYGIRAANGVVLIGTKRGTKGAPVINYNGFVGFQAVTNQVKVANGTEYATAVNELAALNNGKPVFADPASFGNGTDWYKQILRKAFITNHELSVSGGTDKYTYNYSFGYLDQDGLVQTNNYKRYTLHLSNDFKIGKIVKLGYTASGLSSTSRDIPTTIFNQLYGAAPTLPVRKANGGYGDPNDYGTGDGNNYNPQATIDFYNQRSKNKRVTYNVYGEVSILKNLKFRSSFGGDVSQAEVRTFVPQYQATVKQFSNKTNLNVDHTDVRNWIWENTLTYDVKINDDHKLTALVGYSALENVTRQNDGQADNVPYKANGNLQTSFPDTAKVTYLATPGRQIRSRALSQFARVNYSYKDRYLLNASIRRDGASQFYGAHTYGYFPSVGAGWVVTNEDFMKDQQIFSNLKLRGSWGKVGNSVVPINPTVQVIATDPYLTAIFGNPQVAYPGASINSIVPPSIVWERTVSSDFGLEGGLFSNKLTFEADYYNRETQDAIFAIPVAGSLGTNNSSIIGNQATIRNRGFEFLVSWKDQASKDFSYSISANLGINNNKVLSVITGQNPIYDGGAGIANGALATRTVVGQPIGQFYGYKVTGIFQTPQQVANSKQPGAAPGDFIYQDTNNDGIVDSRDRVALGNPLPKYNYGINTSFTYKNFDLAIDFQGVTGVSVYNANIAYRFGNENFTQDFYDHRWHGAGTSNTYPSVNVGKNSNAAPNSFYVESGAYFRVRNAQLGYTLPASLLSKWKISKVRIFANAQNPINIFGYKGFSPEIGGTVGDGGIVTGRGIDANVYPLYAIYNFGVSVTF, encoded by the coding sequence ATGAAGAGATTTTTTACTATTTCGGGGTTAATGTTATTGTTCTTGTTTTCTTATGACGCCGCGTTTGCACAGAACGTTACAGTAAAAGGAAAAATAACTGACAATACCAACGGACAAGCCTTAATAGGTGTAACCGTTTCGGTAAAAGGAACAGCAGCAGGTACCCAAACAGATGTTAATGGAGCTTACTCCATTAGTGCGCCAGGCAATGCAACTTTAAAATTTGCATATATAGGTTATGCCAGTCAGGAAATTCCGGTTAGTGGCCAAACCACCATTAATGTATCTATGCTGCCACAAACCAACGAGCTGCAGCAAATAGTAGTTATTGGTTATGGTACACAGCGTAAGCTTGACGTTACCGGTTCCATAACTACCGTTAAAGGAGCAGATGTGGCAAAACAAGCCTCTCCAAACGCCGTAAGCGGCTTGCAGGGCAAGGTAGCGGGTGTTCAGATCACCAACAACGGCACACCCGGCAAATCGCCGGATATCACCATTAGGGGTTTAGGTACTATTTATGGTAATACCAAACCTCTTTTTGTGGTTGATGGTGTGTGGTATGATGATATCAGCTTTCTTAATCCACAGGATATCGAGAGTTTCAGCATCCTGAAAGATGCCTCAAGTACGGCTATTTACGGTATCAGAGCCGCTAACGGCGTAGTGCTTATTGGCACTAAACGTGGTACCAAGGGCGCACCCGTTATTAACTATAATGGCTTTGTGGGCTTTCAGGCAGTTACCAACCAGGTAAAAGTGGCCAACGGTACCGAATATGCTACTGCTGTAAATGAATTGGCGGCGCTTAACAATGGTAAACCTGTATTTGCCGATCCGGCCAGCTTTGGTAACGGCACCGACTGGTATAAGCAAATCCTGCGCAAAGCTTTCATCACCAATCATGAACTATCGGTTAGCGGTGGTACGGATAAGTACACTTACAACTACTCGTTTGGTTACCTTGATCAGGATGGCCTGGTACAAACCAACAATTACAAACGTTATACCCTGCACTTATCAAACGATTTTAAAATAGGGAAAATTGTAAAACTAGGCTATACTGCCAGTGGGTTATCCAGCACATCAAGAGATATCCCGACAACCATTTTCAATCAGTTGTATGGGGCAGCGCCTACCTTACCCGTACGTAAAGCAAACGGTGGCTACGGCGACCCTAATGATTATGGCACAGGTGATGGTAATAACTACAATCCACAGGCAACAATTGATTTCTACAATCAACGTAGCAAAAACAAACGCGTTACCTATAATGTATATGGCGAAGTTTCCATCCTTAAAAACCTGAAATTCAGATCGAGCTTCGGCGGCGATGTAAGCCAGGCAGAGGTGAGGACATTCGTACCACAATATCAGGCTACGGTTAAACAGTTCAGCAATAAAACCAACCTGAATGTTGATCATACCGATGTGCGTAACTGGATCTGGGAAAATACCTTAACTTATGATGTTAAAATCAACGACGATCATAAGCTAACCGCCCTGGTAGGTTACAGTGCCCTTGAAAACGTAACCAGGCAAAATGATGGCCAGGCAGATAATGTACCTTACAAGGCCAACGGCAACCTGCAAACATCCTTCCCTGATACAGCGAAGGTAACTTACCTGGCCACTCCGGGCAGGCAGATCCGTTCACGTGCATTATCACAGTTTGCCCGTGTTAATTACTCCTACAAAGACAGATATTTGTTAAATGCCTCTATCCGCCGCGATGGTGCTTCACAGTTTTATGGCGCCCATACTTATGGCTACTTCCCTTCTGTAGGTGCAGGCTGGGTAGTTACCAATGAGGATTTCATGAAAGATCAGCAGATATTCAGCAATCTGAAACTGCGCGGAAGCTGGGGTAAAGTAGGTAACTCTGTAGTACCTATCAACCCAACTGTTCAGGTTATAGCAACAGATCCGTACCTGACAGCCATATTCGGTAACCCGCAGGTGGCCTATCCTGGAGCAAGCATCAACAGTATTGTGCCTCCATCCATTGTATGGGAAAGAACAGTATCATCTGACTTTGGTTTAGAAGGCGGTCTGTTTTCTAATAAACTAACCTTCGAAGCCGATTATTATAATCGTGAAACACAGGATGCCATTTTCGCTATACCGGTAGCAGGTTCATTGGGTACCAACAACAGCTCTATCATCGGCAACCAGGCCACTATCCGTAACCGGGGCTTTGAGTTTTTAGTAAGCTGGAAAGATCAGGCATCCAAAGATTTTTCTTACAGTATCAGTGCCAACCTGGGTATCAACAACAACAAGGTATTGAGTGTAATAACCGGTCAAAACCCTATTTATGATGGTGGTGCAGGCATTGCCAACGGGGCATTGGCAACGCGTACGGTTGTGGGTCAGCCTATTGGTCAGTTTTATGGCTACAAAGTCACCGGGATCTTCCAAACCCCGCAACAGGTAGCCAATTCCAAACAACCAGGAGCAGCTCCCGGCGATTTTATTTACCAGGATACCAACAATGATGGTATTGTTGACAGCCGCGACCGGGTAGCACTGGGCAATCCGCTGCCAAAATATAACTATGGTATCAACACCTCTTTCACCTATAAAAACTTCGATCTGGCTATTGATTTCCAGGGAGTAACCGGTGTAAGCGTGTATAACGCCAATATTGCTTACCGCTTTGGTAATGAAAACTTTACCCAGGATTTTTATGACCACCGCTGGCATGGTGCCGGAACTTCAAACACCTATCCATCTGTTAATGTGGGCAAAAACTCCAACGCAGCGCCAAATTCATTTTATGTCGAAAGCGGCGCATACTTTAGGGTAAGGAATGCTCAATTAGGTTATACATTACCGGCTAGTTTGCTCAGTAAATGGAAAATATCTAAAGTAAGAATATTCGCCAATGCTCAAAACCCGATTAACATTTTTGGCTATAAAGGCTTCTCGCCAGAGATAGGCGGAACAGTGGGCGATGGCGGAATTGTTACCGGCCGTGGCATTGATGCCAACGTTTATCCATTGTATGCCATCTATAATTTTGGCGTTAGCGTTACTTTTTAA